In Arachis stenosperma cultivar V10309 chromosome 1, arast.V10309.gnm1.PFL2, whole genome shotgun sequence, one DNA window encodes the following:
- the LOC130975305 gene encoding uncharacterized GPI-anchored protein At4g28100-like gives MCNDSSSTTTLQTLKPILPNKSPGPGPSHPSTATISAFPKQSDVKGCPLTLSDELFDGIKNACGGSGGGGSDMELHRTRCCPVLASWLYSAYSSTALTHSHTHTSSLSYEMPLLPDDSETYVNDLENTLKVRGIQLKRPNETCDVVFCFCGIRLHPLSWPDAFSVNENGELVGDKTVRRLEKNCISRTNNVNGFPGFGGCSKCLNTLYRNLMDLC, from the exons ATGTGCAATGActcatcatcaacaacaacCCTTCAAACCCTTAAGCCCATCCTCCCAAACAAAAGCCCAGGTCCAGGCCCATCTCATCCATCAACAGCAACCATCTCTGCATTTCCTAAACAATCTGATGTCAAAGGTTGCCCCTTGACACTCTCAGATGAACTCTTTGACGGTATAAAGAATGCTTGTGGAGgcagtggtggtggtggttctgACATGGAGCTCCACCGCACACGATGCTGCCCTGTTCTTGCATCATGGTTATACTCTGCATATTCTTCCACTGCATTAACCCATAGCCATACCCACACATCATCATTGTCATATGAGATGCCATTGTTACCAGATGACTCAGAAACATATGTGAATGACTTAGAGAATACACTGAAAGTGAGAGGGATTCAGCTGAAAAGACCCAATGAGACATGTGATGTTGTGTTCTGCTTCTGTGGGATAAGGCTTCACCCTCTGAGTTGGCCAGATGCATTTTCAGTTAATGAAAATGGTGAACTTGTTGGGGATAAAACTGTGAGAAGGTTAGAGAAGAATTGCATCAGTAGAACCAACAATGTCAATGGTTTCCCTGGTTTTGGTGGCTGCTCCAAGTGCTTGAACACACTCTATAGG AATTTGATGGATCTTTGTTGA